A stretch of DNA from Brevibacillus ruminantium:
CGCCAAGAGACGTATAAGCTCGACACCGCTGTAACCAGTAGCGCCGACAATCCCGACCCGAATCATAGTCTCTCTCCCTTTTTTGTATTTTTATACATGAATGATAATAAAAATTCATACAAAACACAACCCTTTCCACATAGAAAAAGCGCCCGACGGGAAAAATCGGACGCTTGTCTGTGTCATCTCTATTATTTTTTGTCTGCAAGCCACGCAGCTACGGTATCTGCGTCTGCCCCGGATACAAGACCACCGGGCATTCCGCCTTTCCCGTTTTTCAGGATCTCCAGAATCTGCTCTTTGGTGTATCTATCTCCGACCTTCGTCAGATTGGGACCGACTGCACCCGAAAGATCCTGCCCATGACAGCTGGAACATTTGCTGTTGAACAAGGTTTGTGCCGTGGCAGCATCATATCCGCCCGAAGGTGCACTCGGAGCAGTTTCGCCCGCTGGTGGTGTCGTCGCAGGTGGCGGTGCAGCTTGTTTGCCGCCGCCTCCACAAGCTCCCAGCAACAGAACAAGCGCAGCGGAAAGGACAGTTAATGGGAATCGCTTCATGGCTGTTCCCTCCTTATTGAAGAATATTTCTTCGCTAAGTATGCCTCCGCTGCGCTCTATTCATTCTTGATTTAACAAATCATCCTAAAGGAAATTCCAGAGCGCCCCACTCTCGCAGTTCCAGCGTCCGCGCTCCTTCTTTGATTACCGGATCTGCTTCGGCCAGTTCCCGTGCTTCCTCTTCGGATGAAGCTTTGTAAATTACCATGCCGCCTTTTTTGTCCGTAAACGGGCCTGCCATCACGACCTTGCCCTGTTTGTACAAATCATTGATATAGTCCAGGTGGGCCGGGCGAATTTTTGCATTCAAATCCGCATCCGTAATGGTTAGCATTGCGACGTAGTACATTGGTTTCCTCTCCCTTTGCTATGGTTTGTCGTCTCATCCTGCCATGCGGCACTGCGAAAATGGACCTGCTTATTGTGGACGGTCGATTTGTGACCGCAGGTAGGCATCAATAAAGGAATCAATCTCTCCGTCCATCACCGCTTGCACATTTCCAATCTCCACATTGGTGCGATGATCCTTCACCAGGCTGTAAGGGTGGAACACGTAGGAGCGAATCTGGCTGCCCCAGGCGATATCCTTTTGCTCGCCCTGGATGGCTTGCAGGGCTTTTTCCTGCTCTTCGCGCTTTTGTTCAAAAAGGCGTGCCATCAGCATCTTCATCGCACGCTCACGGTTTTTAATCTGCGAACGTTCGGTTTGACAGGTGACCACAATTCCCGTGGGCAAATGGGTAATCCGAACCGCAGAGTCGGTCGTATTAATATGCTGTCCACCCGCTCCGCTGGAACGATAGGTATCTATCTTCAAATCCTCGGAACGGATGTTGATCTCATTGTCATCCTCAATCTCGGGCAATACGTTGCAAGACACAAAGGAGGTATGACGGCGTCCCGATGAATCAAAGGGGGATATCCGCACCAGACGATGAACGCCTTTCTCTGATTTCAGGTAGCCGTAGGCATTGTGTCCCTTGATCAAAAGGGTAACGCTTTTGACCCCCGCTTCGTCTCCCGGCAGATAATCCAGCGTTTCGACCTTGAAGCCACTGTCCTCGGCCCAACGGGTATACATGCGGAGCAGCATGGAAGCCCAATCCTGGGATTCGGTCCCGCCGGCCCCCGGATGAAGCTCCAAAATCGCGTTGTTTTTATCGTACTGATCACTGAGCAGCAGCTCCAGCTCGAAGCTTTCAAATTCCTTGCGCAGCTCCTGCGTGCTGTTGTACAGATCCAGAATCATCGATTGATCGCCTTCTTCGATGATCAGCTCCAACATCACCTGCAGGTCTTCATATTGGGAATCCAGCTTGACCATGGTCTCTACCAGGCTCTTCAATGCGTTCAGTTCGCTGATGGTCTTCTGGGCAGCGTCATTGTCATCCCAAAAATCGGGGGCCAGCATGCGCTCTTCCAGTTCACCAATCCGCTCCTGTTTTACTGGGAGGTCAAAGAGACCCCCTGATATCCGCTAAACGTTTAGCCATGCTTGACATCTCTTGTTTGATGTCCGCAATATCAATTAATGCCATGTGCGAATCACCTACTCTTTTTTATGCTATGTTTCATTGTACCGTAAATCGGCGGATTCGCAACATGACTGCTGCTGTTTGGGTACGCCCCTATTCGTGAGGGTTGTACGTTTGTGCAGGTTGTACATCGTTGAGGTTGTATATTGGGGCAGGTAAGACTCTAGCTGTCACATCAAGGCGGCGCGGGAGCAGACCTCGTCTCCTGCGGTTCCCTCGACATTGCGACCGGTCCTTCTGAACGCTTGCTGTATTCTCCCATCCAGACCAGGAAACCGCCTTTTGTGGACTTCTGCCTGTAGAGTAGAACCCGTTTACCCACGGACCTGTTCCCTCCCTTTGGCTGTCTTTTATAGCTGCTCCCATTTCCCCCGTCCGTGATCAAAGCGACTTGTTTTGGGGGCATTTGTCCCCAGCCGTTCCAGTTTGGCTCTGCCAGCTCCGTGGTCAGCCGATGATCGTCGAACACCGCATCCTGCCGGAGGAGCAAGGTCCAGTCCTGCTTCTTTGCCTCTTGTGTTTCATTGGCTTCTTGAGCTGCCAGAGCTTCTTGAGTTCCCAGAACTTTTTGAGTTCCCAGTACTTCTTGAGCTTCCATAGCATCTGTATGCTCTTGGGCTTCCTCAGCTTCCGGAACGGTGCATTTACCGAACAGAAAACTGCTTGTTCCGGAAGCTCCCCTTTTCTTTATCAGCGTCCAGGTCTCGTCAATTCTTTCCAGAATAAACTTCGCCTGAATCCCCATGACACGATCTCCGGTTCTCATGCCTCTTAACCTCCGTCCCATATTATGTCGTAACGGCTCGTTTAAACCTCAGCGTAAAGCGTAGGTGGAGGGAGTGTTCATTCGGTCAGTGCATTGTAAATATTTGCTTCCCCTGCTCCGAAGAGCTTGTCCTGTCCACGCTTGCCGTAATCCTCTGCCGTCTTGTAGATCAACGCCGCTATCTGATTTGGCTTCATCTTCGGATTCTCTGATTTGATCACAGCAGCGATTCCGGCCACTTTTGGCGCTGCCATGGAGGTTCCATGCATGAACGCATAGCCTTTCAAATCGGAGGTAAAGTATGGAGGAAGATACGTCGGGTAAGTGGACAATGCGCGATAGTGGAAGTCTCGCTTGTCGAGATAATCGCCCTTTGGATCTTCCCTGTACAGCCTGTCGTATTCCGGCCCGTTGTCCCCGCCTGGCGCAGCGATATCAATGGGGTTTCCATAGTTGGAATAGAAGGCGATTTTATCAGTAGACCATTCATTGGAAGACGATACGGTAATCACTCCCGGAATCTGGGCAGGCACCACGCGGGAGGGTCCTTTGATATCCAGGCCGTAGGTTTCCTTCCAGTACTCCTGCATATCATGCAGGTTCCCCAGCTCACGCGAGTCGTTTCCGGCTGCTACTACGACGGTCACGCCTTTTTTCACGGCGTATTGGACCGCTCTCTTGTATGCAACCATAGAGGCGGACTCTCCCTTTTCCCCGTAGTTATGAGCCATCCAGCGCCAGCCGCCGAGACTCATGTTTACGACATCGACGCCGTCATTGGCTGCGGCCACCAGTGCATTGGTAATCCATGACTGCTGCGCTCCTCCTGACGCCCCAAATACGCGGTAGGCGCGTACTGTCAGATCAGGCCCCACTCCCAATACCTTTCCATTGGCAGCGATCGATCCAGCCACATGTGTTCCATGGCCATTTTGATCCCACGCATCTTTTGTTCCCGGCACGAAAGTCCGGCTGCCCGCCTCATCCGCATTATCCCGTAAATCAGGATGGTCAAAATCAAGACCCGTATCGATGATGCCGACGACGGTGCGGGAGTTGCCTTTACTGATATCATGGGAGCGGAAGTCATTGGTAATCCGTTTGATATCCCACTGGAGATCATGGTAGTTCTGGTCGGGATCATCCCAGTCCGGTTGCGGGACATCTGTGATCGGCTGGCCGTCAGCCGCTTCCGGTCTCTCCTGATCCAGATATACCTCCAGCTCCTCTTCGGCCGCCAGAATGGTTTTGTCTTTTTTTATGTTTTTCAAAAAGTTCGGATCATTGGAAGTAACGGATACAATCCCTACTTCATCCACAACTGTTTCCACTGATCCTCCCAGTTCTTCAATCCGTTCCTCAAAATCGCTCGGAATATCATTTTTGTAAGCGATGAGATACGTCGTTTCCTTCCCTTTCGCAAAGATAGGCGTCTGTACCGCTGAAAGGGCGGACATCGCCAACCCCAATACCAAAGTGGAACTGAGTAAAACATTCACGGTTTTCTTCATCGCTATCATCCTCCAGGCAAAAGTAATAAGACGTACCTTTGATTCTACGGATTATGCCTACCTTTTCCAGAAAAATCGTTCGCTACTTTTTTGCAGGGTCAGACAAACCATTCGTGTTTCGGCAACGAAAAAACCGGGAAAGGGGCGAAGCCTGTCTGACAGTCAGGAAGAAAAACGAAAAAAACCACCCCTTCCCATAGGGAAAAGGTGGTTCGCTGATCGAGATTATCCTCAGGCTGTACTTGCTTTTTGCTTACTGACCGCGCTTCATCTGACGGCGGCGTTCCTGTTCCTCCGCCCGGCGCTGTGCACGGTTTTTAGGGTCGGCATCCCCCGAAGTCTCGCTTACTGGACGTTCGGATGGACCGGACGTTTGCAGCTGGGACTGATCGGCAGCCTGACCGCGAATGACTTCTTGACGCTCCAGGTTTTGGCTGACTTCCGCTTTCATGATGTACATCGCCACTTCTTCTTCTACAGCAGCGACCATCGACTGGAACATCTCATAGCCCTCGAATTGATATTCACGCAGCGGATCGTTCTGGCCGTAAGCCCGCAGGTGAATACCCTGACGAAGCTGTTCCATAGCATCGATGTGGTCCATCCATTTGCTGTCGACAGCGCGCAGCACAACGACCTTTTCAAATTCACGGAACATCTCACCGATCTCAATCTCACGCTGCTTGAATTGCTTGAGGACCTCTTCCTTCAGGAATTCGGTAATTTCCTCGGCTTCCTTGCCCTTCAGCTGATTGACGGTCAAGGTTTCATCATGCAGGATTCCGTTGTTGACCGCTTCGACCAAGCCTTCCAGATTCCATTCCTCCGGCACTTCTTCCTTCGGACAGAAGGTCTCGACATGACGGTCGACGACACTGTAAATCATCGGCAGTACCACATCGCTGAGCGCTTCCTGCTCCAAAATGTCGCGGCGTTGCTTGTAGATGACCATACGCTGCTGGTTCATCACATCGTCATACTGCAGAACCACTTTACGGGCGTCAAAGTTGGAGCCCTCCACCCGTTTCTGGGCGGATTCGACCGCACGTGTAACCAGGCGGCTTTCAATCGGCATGTCTTCTTCCATACCGAGGCGGTCCATCATGTTCATGATGTTGTCCGCTCCAAAGCGGCGCATCAGCTCATCCTGCATGGAAAGGAAGAACTGGGAAGAACCCGGGTCTCCCTGACGTCCAGCACGTCCGCGCAGCTGGTTGTCAATCCGGCGGCTCTCATGGCGCTCTGTCCCGATGATATGCAGACCGCCCAGATCCGCTACACCTTCTCCAAGCTGAATATCGGTACCGCGACCAGCCATGTTCGTCGCGATCGTAACCGCACCGTACTGACCCGCGCGCGCGATAATCTCGGCTTCACGGGCGTGCTGCTTGGCGTTCAGGACGTTGTGCGGCACACCTTTTTGCTTCAGCAGATGGGAGAGCATCTCAGAGTTTTCGATTGAAATGGTACCGACGAGGATCGGCTGGCCTTTTTTATGTCGCTCGACGATGTCATTCACAACAGCGCGGTATTTGGCCGCTTCTGTTTTGAAAACAAGGTCGGGATGGTCTTGTCGAACAACCGGTTTGTTCGTCGGGATAACCACGACGTCCAATCCGTAGATTTTCTTGAATTCTTCTTCTTCCGTCTTGGCTGTACCGGTCATACCGGAGAGCTTCTGATACATCCGGAAGTAGTTTTGCAGGGTAATCGTAGCCAGCGTCATGCTCTCGCTTTGGACCCGCAGGCCTTCTTTGGCTTCGATCGCCTGGTGCAAACCCTCGCTGTAGCGGCGTCCCACCATCAGACGGCCAGTAAATTCGTCAACGATGACAACTTCGCCATCTTGAACGACATAGTCTACGTCGCGTTTAAACAAGACCTGAGCCTTCAGTGCCGCAGTAATGTGATGGTTGAGAGTCATGTGGGCCGTATCGTACAGGTTTTCGATGTTAAAGGCCTGTTCGACCTTGGCGACACCTTCATCCGACAGGGTTACGATTTTCAGCTTTTCATCGACGGTATAATCTTTTTCCTGCTCCAGTCGCTTCACAAAATGCGCGCAGATATAGTAAAGCTCTGTCGTCCGGTTCGCAGCACCGGAGATGATCAGCGGTGTACGCGCCTCGTCAATCAAAATGCTGTCCACTTCGTCAATGATGGCAAAGTAGAGCGGTCGCTGAACCATCTGCTCTTTGTACAGCACCATGTTGTCGCGGAGATAGTCAAAGCCAAATTCGTTGTTGGTCCCATACGTAATATCACAATAGTAAGCCGCTCGTTTCTCCTCCGCGGTCAGTCCTGTTTTGTTCAGTCCCACACTCAGACCTAGGAAATTATAGAGCTGTCCCATGATCGTGGAGTCACGCTCAGCCAAATATTCGTTCACGGTTACGACATGGACCCCTTTGCCCTGAAGCGCGTTCAGGTAGGTAGCCAGCGTCGCGACGAGGGTTTTCCCCTCCCCTGTCTTCATCTCGGCGATACGGCCTTCCTGCAGGACCATACCACCGATCAATTGCACATCAAAGTGGCGCATGCCCAGCACCCGTTTGGATGCTTCACGCACTACCGCAAACGCTTCGTTCAGAATGTCTTCCAATGATTCGCCCTTTGCCAGGCGATTTTTAAATTCCTCTGTCTTCTCACGCAGTTGCTCGTCCGTGAGTGCTGCTACTGTTGGCTCCAGCGCATTGATTTTTTCCACGCGCTTGAACATCTTTTTGACTTCACGTTCATTGCTGTCGCCAAAAATCTTTTTCACGAGTCCCAGCATAAGGACACCCCTTCCAAGTGGCAATACTACCTCGATTATTTCTTCATGCGCAGCCACATCTGCAGTCCCCGCAGGGGGCTACCTGTGACAAATGAACCAGCTTCTTGGTACCTTTGTATTTTCATGTGCAAACCGCTGTAAACCTGAACGGCGTACAGGGGGACACACTCTTCCAATCCATGAAAACAGGAAGCCATTTTGTGATGTTTCTTCCCTAAAATGATATTTTATCAAATGATAGCGTAAGTACACAAGTAAAGGGAGTTGCCATAATCAGCAACTCCCTGTTTGCCAGTCGTTATTTCGGTTCAATCAATCCATAGCGCCCGTCATTTCGGCGGTAAACTACATTGACATCATTTGTGTCGCTGTTTTGGAATACAAAGAAGCTATGTCCTAGCATATCCATCTGCATGACGGCTTCATGGGCATCCATCGGCTTCAGATTAAAGCGCTTTGTGCGGACGATATCGATTTCGACGTCGTCCCCGTCTTCCAGGTCCTGCGTCAGCACGGCTACTGGCTGGCGGGCATTTCCGATGGCCCTGTTGTTGGATTCGAAACGAAGCTTGCGGATCAGTTTGGTCTTATGCTTGCGGATTTGTCTTTCCAACTTCTCTACCACTAGATCAATAGCGGCGTACATATCTTCGTGCGTTTCTTCTGCGCGAAGGATGACCCCGCTGAGAGGAATGGTTACCTCGATGGTCCCATCACCTCTGATGACACTCATCGTTACTTGTACTTCTGTGAGGCTGGAATCCTCAAAATACTTAGCAAGACGGCCCACTTTCTTTTCTACATACTCTCGAAGTGCTGCGGTTACTTGAATGTTTTCTCCACGAATTTGGAATTTCATGGTTAAAACCTCCTTCCGTCTTTCCTATAACTATTCCTTGCGATTGTAAAAAATCCTCCCGCTTCCTTCAAAATTCCTTTACAAAAACTTAAATTTTCTACAAGAAACGACAAGATTCTAGTAAAGTCACCAAGCTATGGTATACTACTACAATTAGGTAATATTTACCGTGAGCATTTACCGTGCATGACTATAGAATGGAGGAATCCTCATGGAAGAGGCAAAACCTTCGCATTCCATCACGGGGAAGACGCTGGCGGAAGACGTTTACAACGAAAACGGTCTTTTGCTCCTGCCGGCGGGCGCGGTCTTGCACCCAAGTGATATACGCTTACTCAGCGCTCACAAGGTCAAGCAGGTATTTGTGGCCAATGACGACCTTATACCAGACCCACCTTCTCCCTTGCTCCATTGGAACGAAGTACAAGCAGCTCACGAATATATGGCAGCCGTTCAACATACAGAAGAGTTATTTATCCGCATCGCTACCGGCTCCATTCCTCCTCTTCACCAATTTAATCAGGTGTTTTACCCCTTGCTGGACGATATCTTGCAGCGCCATGGCGTTCAACGCTTTATCTACGTAAGGGAAGGAAATGCCCAATACACGTACCGCCACTCCCTGCACGTCGGCATCCTTTCGGCCCTGATCGGCAAATTAATGGGGCAATCGGAGGAGCAGATCGTGTTTTTAGGCCAGGCCGGACTTTTGCATGATGTGGGAAAAATGATGATTCCCCAAGAGATCCTGGTCAAACCGGACAGCTTGACAGACGATGAGTATAAAATCATGAAACAGCACACCAAACTGGGAGAGTACCTCATTCGCAATATGGATGGAGCCGATGAAATGCTCGCCCTGTGTGCGTTGCTGCATCATGAGCGTTTGGATGGCTCAGGCTATCCGGAAGGACGCCGGCAAGAAAACATTCCATTTGAATGCCAGATTGTCAGTGTCGCCGACGTGTTTGACGCCATCTGTACAGACCGGGTCTATCGCAAAGGCACATCTCCCTTTGAAGCTGCGACCATTCTGTCCGATCTTGCCTACGCCGGTAAACTGAACCCGCAAATCGTCACTCCCTTTATCCACTACGTCATCATGCTGTATGTCGGCACAGAAGCTTATCTTAACTCTGGAGAGCGCGTCGAGATCCTTCTGATTCACACGGACGAGCCTATGCGCCCGTTGGTGCGTCGCAAAGGAGAATACCTGGATTTGCGTCAGCATCGCACCCTGCAGATCCAATCGATCATTGAATAACGAGAGGTTTCCTCCCGCACCAAAAATCCCCTGTACCTTTCGGCAACAGGGGATTTTCATTCATGTGTCTCGTGCATTTATTTGGGGGTATATTTCTTTTCCAGGCCCCTGACCACGACTCTTGACAAGAAAAGGGTCAGGACCAGATAAATGGCGGCTTCCGTCAGGTACGGGGGATAGCGCTCGAAGGTGCTCTTGGCGATGCTCATGGCCGCGTAGTTCAATTCCGGAGTCGCGATAACAGCCGTGAGCGACGAGTCTTTCAGCAGGGAGATAAACTCGTTCCCCAGCGCAGGGAGCATCCTCGTAAACGCCTGTGGTATCACGATCAGTCTCATCGCCATCCCCTTGGTCATCCCAAGGGAACGAGCTGCCTCCATCTGCCCAGGATCAATCGATTGTATTCCTGCACGGAAAATCTCTGCGATATAGGCTGCCGCATTCAAGGATAACGCGATCATACCTGAATAAATGGCTTCCGGACTGCTCTGCCCCGGAAAGAATACCTCCCAAATGGAAGGAATGACTGCAAAGTGAATCAAAAGGATTTGGACCAGCATCGGGGTTCCGCGAAACAGTTCGACATAGATGGAACAAGGTATACGAATCCAGGCTTTGCCGGACTGTTTCCCCAAAGAAATAAACAGCCCAAGAAGTGTACCAATCAAAGTAGCTACCGCCGTCAGCAGTATCGTGTTGAAAAATCCTCGGATAAGCAACTCTCGATAATTATAAACGACGCTCCAGTCCAAAGGTGTGCCCTCCCTTCCATGCTGCTTGGCTTACATAGAAAAACAGGGCACGCCTTTTGACGTACCCGGTCGTATCCACATTTACTCTTTACCGAAGTACTGGTTGCGAATTTCTTCCAGCTTTCCGTTTTCCTTGATCTTCTTCAATCCCTCGTTGATTTTGTTCATGATTTCTGTGTTTCCTTTTTTCACCATGATGCCGTAATTCTCTTTCTCAAAGGAATCGTCCTTGATCAGCTTAAACTTTTTGTCCTGGATTTTTTTCACATAGTACTGAATGACACCGTTGTCTCCAATGACGGCTTCCACACGTCCATTAAAGAAATCATCAACAGCAGACGGCATGTCATCGTATTCCTTCAGACCTTGATACGTATCGCCAAATGCTTTCTTCACCACTTCTCCGCCGGTGGTAGCACCTTGAACGCCAATTTTCTTGCCTTTCAGATCAGCCAGCGTATTGACGGGTGAATCCTCCGCTACCAGGATCAATTGATTGGCCTCAAAATAGGGTTCAGAAAAATCATACTTCTTTTTGCGGTCATCAGTTATCGTGATGGAAGAGATCCCAATATCTACGGTCCCTCTGTCCAGGCCATCAAACAACGGGTCCCAACCGGTATTCTTCCATTCAACCTTAAAGCCTGCTGCTTCGGCGACCGCATTTAAGACATCAATGTCGTGTCCGGTGATCTTGCCGTCAGCCTCCAGCACTTGAAATGGAGGATAAGCTGCATCTGTGCCTACGACGTAAACCTTGTCTGCTGTGCCTCCTCCTGTCGCAGACTGGTTCCCTCCCGATCCACAGGCAGATACCAAAAGCCCTACGCCAACAGTCAGGATCAATGATGTCCACCATTTTTTCCTCAGTTTCATGTGTTCAAGCCCCCCTCATCTGTATCTGTCTTGATTCTTTTTTCCCCAGCACTGTCCACAACGTGAGGTTGATTATTTTGCCTCATCCACAGATTTATCCACATTATCCACAGGGCGTTGTGCACAAGCGGGGGATAACTCACCCCTGCTGCTCATGCTGTCCATACTATGTTAGCGATCAAGAAAAAAGGAACAAGGGTTCGTATAGAAAAAGAAAGAAGGATTCCTATCAGATATACTTCTATCTGATACATGCGAATCCTTCTTCAAACTTCGGTTATTTACAGAAAATTTTCTGTATTATATTTTTTCTGCCAAAATGACAATTTCCACCCGCCGATTTCGCTCTCGATTTTCAGCATTGGAGTTGTCCACCAACGGCTTGTGCTCGCCCCAACCGGCTACCGTAAAGCGGGAAGCCGCCAGCGCATGCTCATCGACCATCTCGCGCATCACGGCGATCGCCCTGGCGGAGGAGAGCTCCCAATTGGAGCGGTACACACTATGTACAATCGGCATATCGTCTGTATACCCTTCGATCCGCACCCGGTAAGAGAAGTGCTCCAGTACCTTTGCTACGGTACCGATTACTTGCTTGCCCTCTTCCTGCAAATCGGCAGACCCGCTGCGGAACAGGATCGCGGCCGGCAGCCTCACACGCAGCCCTTCTTCCGTTTCTTCATAGTCGATATTCAGCTCTTGCAGGGCTGAAGAGAGCTCTGTCCGCACGGTTTCCATATCGCGGTCTGCGTCGTCCCCCTTTTCCGTGGGCACCGCCGGTTTTGGCAGGACCTCCGTCCCCGTTTTTTCATCAACCAGCGATTCCAGGGTCGACCGCCGCGCCTCCAGCTCGTGAACCTGCCGCTGCAGCTCCAGCTTCTTGATGTTGAGCAAATCGAGGCTTTCCTGCACCTCCTGAAGGTTTTCCTGCTGCTTTGCTTCCTCCTGTTTGACCTCCTGCATCTCTACCTTCAGCTTGGCCGCATGGGCCGCTGCGACGATCAGGATAATCACAAACAAGAGAGTAAACAAGTCACTATAGCTGATCAGCCAGCTTTTCTCCAGCTCTTTCTCGTCGTACAGCCGCTCGTCATGCATGGAGATCCTGCCTTTCAATCGTCCCTTTCATACTGCCTGGGGTCTTGATCAGCACCAGCTTTTTGTCGCCCGGCAGGAACGAATTCAGTTTTTCAAACAACACGCGCGGTGTCTCCATCCGCTGCAAGCCGAGGCAGCCCTCCAGGTACAGACGCTTTTCAAACATCTCTTGATCCACCAGGTCCATCAGGCGATAGTAACACGGCAAGGCAAACATATTGGCCAGAAGCGCACCGTACAGTGTTGCCACAATGGCGGCACTCAAGCTGTATCCAGTCTGGGTCAAATCAGACAGCGTCTCCAATACACCTGTCATCCCGAGCAGCGTCCCCACCAGCCCCATGCCGGGAGCAAGCAAGCTGACCAGACGAAAGAAGCCAGCGGCCTGCTGGTAGCGATGCTGTTCCCCTTTTAACTCGTTCTCCAGTATCAGGCGGAGTTCTTCCTCCGGCACTCCTTCAATCGCCAGCAGACTGCCGCGACGAACGAACGAGTCCTTTTCATTCTGCAGCTCTTTTTCCAGCTCCA
This window harbors:
- a CDS encoding OmpA/MotB family protein → MHDERLYDEKELEKSWLISYSDLFTLLFVIILIVAAAHAAKLKVEMQEVKQEEAKQQENLQEVQESLDLLNIKKLELQRQVHELEARRSTLESLVDEKTGTEVLPKPAVPTEKGDDADRDMETVRTELSSALQELNIDYEETEEGLRVRLPAAILFRSGSADLQEEGKQVIGTVAKVLEHFSYRVRIEGYTDDMPIVHSVYRSNWELSSARAIAVMREMVDEHALAASRFTVAGWGEHKPLVDNSNAENRERNRRVEIVILAEKI
- a CDS encoding motility protein A, coding for MATKRRSLLLVGAVVLIFTHAVYLKGSLSELVNLAALELVGLSVIISFAIKRKHLEVRKLVRLLIHGREGNLEETIKRFYYYALVQKEQGYLELEKELQNEKDSFVRRGSLLAIEGVPEEELRLILENELKGEQHRYQQAAGFFRLVSLLAPGMGLVGTLLGMTGVLETLSDLTQTGYSLSAAIVATLYGALLANMFALPCYYRLMDLVDQEMFEKRLYLEGCLGLQRMETPRVLFEKLNSFLPGDKKLVLIKTPGSMKGTIERQDLHA